In Herbaspirillum seropedicae, a single window of DNA contains:
- a CDS encoding ABC transporter permease, with product MSRLRSTLEQRPWVWSFLGAALLWLATLAVAGPDAAVNIGLSAFSFGALMVLVGLGQMLVVTTGPGNIDLSIPSTIALAGALGLRTMGGEDGGILLGLVVTLGVGVGIGLANYLLIRLLQIPPIIATMSSSFILQSLAIHVGQGLKITPPQLLASFATGWLLHVPQLAWLVLAVALGLAWILGRTLFGRFLSAVGQNARAAWLAGIGVERIRCLCYVLCAVFAALCALLIAGFSGGASLDMGNEYLLMSVAVVVIGGTSVTGGRPSVAGIWGAALFLYFTNTLLNVVGLSAGERSVLSGLIIIAVIVCSGRRRQYR from the coding sequence ATGAGCCGCCTGCGCAGCACGCTGGAACAGCGTCCCTGGGTCTGGTCCTTCCTCGGCGCGGCCTTGCTGTGGCTGGCCACGCTGGCAGTGGCGGGGCCGGACGCGGCGGTCAACATCGGGCTGTCGGCGTTTTCCTTCGGCGCGCTGATGGTGCTGGTGGGCCTGGGCCAGATGCTGGTGGTGACCACCGGCCCGGGCAACATCGATCTTTCCATTCCCTCCACCATCGCCCTGGCCGGGGCGCTGGGCTTGCGCACCATGGGTGGCGAGGACGGCGGCATCCTGCTGGGCCTGGTGGTCACGCTGGGCGTGGGTGTCGGGATCGGCCTGGCCAATTACCTGTTGATCAGGCTGTTGCAGATTCCACCGATCATCGCGACGATGTCTTCGTCTTTCATCCTGCAATCGCTGGCCATCCACGTGGGCCAGGGTTTGAAGATCACGCCGCCGCAGTTGCTGGCCAGCTTTGCCACCGGCTGGTTGCTGCATGTGCCGCAGCTGGCCTGGCTGGTGCTGGCCGTGGCGCTGGGCCTGGCCTGGATCCTGGGGCGCACCCTGTTCGGGCGCTTCCTCTCGGCCGTCGGGCAGAACGCCCGCGCCGCCTGGCTGGCCGGCATCGGGGTGGAGCGCATCCGTTGCCTCTGCTATGTGCTGTGCGCGGTGTTTGCCGCGTTGTGCGCCTTGCTGATCGCCGGCTTTTCCGGTGGCGCATCCCTGGACATGGGCAATGAATATCTGTTGATGTCGGTGGCCGTGGTGGTCATCGGCGGCACCAGCGTCACCGGTGGCCGGCCCAGTGTGGCGGGCATCTGGGGCGCGGCGCTGTTCCTGTATTTCACCAATACGCTGTTGAACGTGGTCGGCCTGTCGGCTGGCGAGCGTTCGGTGCTTTCGGGGCTGATCATCATCGCGGTGATCGTGTGCTCCGGCCGCCGTCGCCAGTATCGTTGA
- a CDS encoding ABC transporter permease, producing the protein MGVLSRHEIQTLLLPMATLAVVLAPIFWINPNTMSYFGLGLLLNLAVPMILASMAQLCIIAVNDLDLSIGAFISLVSCIAVTWLPERPVLGVAALVACVLLYAAIGALVELFDLPSIVVTLGLSFVWGGWALILLPMPGGATPQWIQDVMNLAIPVIPTPIVYAVLIALCAHWFLMRSSTGVRLRGAGGNPKAIVRSGGSVVRAKALMYGLAGVLGILSALTLVGITTSADANIAQRYTLISIAAVILGGGSFIGGKVSPIGATLGAITLGIAASFLSFLNIAPKWQIGLQGAILIIVLSMRILLSARGERQ; encoded by the coding sequence ATGGGCGTGCTGTCCCGCCATGAGATCCAGACCCTGCTGCTGCCCATGGCCACCCTGGCCGTGGTGCTGGCGCCGATCTTCTGGATCAACCCCAACACCATGAGCTACTTCGGCCTGGGCCTGCTGCTGAACCTGGCCGTGCCGATGATCCTGGCCAGCATGGCGCAGTTGTGCATCATTGCTGTCAATGACCTGGATCTGTCCATCGGCGCCTTCATCAGCCTGGTCTCCTGCATCGCCGTGACCTGGCTGCCCGAGCGCCCCGTGCTGGGCGTGGCCGCACTGGTGGCCTGCGTGCTGCTGTATGCGGCCATCGGCGCGCTGGTCGAATTGTTTGACCTGCCCTCCATCGTGGTGACGCTGGGCCTGTCCTTCGTCTGGGGCGGCTGGGCGCTGATCCTGCTGCCCATGCCGGGCGGGGCCACGCCGCAATGGATACAGGATGTGATGAACCTGGCCATTCCCGTCATCCCCACGCCCATCGTCTACGCCGTCCTCATTGCCCTGTGCGCGCACTGGTTCCTGATGCGCTCCTCCACCGGCGTACGCCTGCGCGGAGCGGGAGGCAATCCCAAGGCCATCGTGCGCAGCGGCGGCTCGGTGGTGCGCGCCAAGGCCTTGATGTATGGCCTGGCCGGCGTCCTGGGCATCCTCTCGGCGCTGACCCTGGTGGGCATCACTACCTCGGCGGACGCCAACATCGCCCAGCGCTATACGCTCATCTCGATTGCCGCCGTGATCCTCGGCGGCGGCAGCTTCATCGGCGGCAAGGTCTCACCCATCGGGGCCACCCTGGGGGCGATCACGCTCGGTATCGCAGCGTCCTTCCTGTCCTTCCTCAACATCGCGCCCAAGTGGCAGATCGGCCTGCAGGGGGCGATCCTGATCATCGTGCTGTCCATGCGCATCCTGCTGTCGGCACGGGGAGAACGTCAATGA
- a CDS encoding ATP-binding cassette domain-containing protein: protein MNASHPPSAALCSLSHIRKSFGPVKALQDVSLDILPGQCWGLVGHNGAGKSTLMNVLAGVLASDDGQIVLDGQAQPAYTTQTAYRLGVRCVFQELSLCQNLNVAENLCVFHPSLKGWGWRRRARRLVTEKLDEIFPGHGIDPDRIVGELSITQRQMVEIACAFVVVDAPVRLLILDEPTSSLDAQTAARLTAYIRHRLEDGMSLVFISHMLGEIFDCCNYIAVMRDGQLVLSDQSANLSREALVHAMGHADQKQIERQVEQQVEHADSTAQSLLEIALPATSAVSTLAVRQGQVIGLSGLAGQGQTEMLIQLFERYRGKMRVAFVAGDRARDGNFPLWSILGNLSIRELPHLARGGVVDRAAERELGRQWHERVAIRTPDLNNNMLSLSGGNQQKVLFARALSSDAELILMDDPMRGVDFGTKVDMYRLIRAEAARGRSFVWYTTENDELEYCDATYVFYQQQVTLKLARHELSEERIIAASFGNARAAADAAAAPLEGARA from the coding sequence GTGAACGCCAGTCATCCCCCCTCGGCGGCCTTGTGCAGCCTGTCGCACATCCGCAAGTCCTTTGGTCCGGTCAAGGCGCTGCAAGATGTCAGCCTCGATATCCTCCCCGGCCAGTGCTGGGGCCTGGTCGGCCATAACGGCGCGGGCAAGTCCACCCTGATGAACGTGCTGGCCGGGGTGCTGGCCAGTGATGATGGCCAGATCGTCCTGGATGGGCAGGCCCAGCCCGCCTACACCACGCAGACCGCCTACCGGCTGGGCGTGCGCTGCGTATTCCAGGAGCTCTCGCTGTGCCAGAACCTCAACGTGGCCGAGAACCTGTGCGTGTTCCATCCCTCCTTGAAGGGGTGGGGCTGGCGTCGCCGGGCGCGGCGGCTGGTCACGGAAAAGCTCGATGAGATATTCCCCGGCCATGGCATCGATCCCGACCGCATCGTCGGCGAACTCAGCATCACCCAGCGCCAGATGGTGGAAATCGCCTGCGCTTTCGTGGTGGTGGATGCACCGGTGCGCCTGCTCATCCTCGATGAACCGACTTCCAGCCTCGATGCACAGACGGCAGCCCGCCTGACCGCCTATATCCGCCATCGGCTTGAGGATGGCATGAGCCTGGTCTTCATCTCGCACATGCTGGGCGAGATCTTCGACTGCTGCAATTACATCGCGGTCATGCGCGATGGCCAGCTGGTGCTGAGCGACCAGAGCGCCAACCTGAGCCGCGAAGCGCTGGTCCACGCCATGGGCCACGCCGACCAGAAGCAGATCGAGCGCCAGGTCGAGCAGCAGGTCGAGCACGCCGACTCCACCGCGCAAAGCCTGCTGGAGATCGCCTTGCCGGCGACTTCGGCGGTGTCCACCCTGGCCGTGCGGCAAGGCCAGGTGATTGGCCTGTCGGGGCTGGCGGGGCAGGGCCAGACCGAGATGCTGATCCAGCTCTTCGAACGCTATCGCGGCAAGATGCGGGTGGCCTTCGTGGCGGGGGATCGCGCCCGCGATGGCAACTTCCCCTTGTGGAGCATCCTGGGCAATCTCAGTATCCGCGAGCTGCCGCACCTGGCGCGCGGCGGTGTGGTGGACCGCGCCGCCGAGCGCGAGCTGGGCCGCCAGTGGCATGAACGCGTGGCCATCCGCACGCCCGACCTGAACAACAACATGTTGTCACTGTCGGGCGGCAACCAGCAGAAGGTCTTGTTCGCCCGTGCGCTGTCCTCGGACGCCGAGCTGATCCTGATGGACGATCCCATGCGCGGCGTGGACTTTGGCACCAAGGTCGACATGTATCGCCTCATCCGCGCCGAAGCCGCGCGCGGGCGCAGCTTCGTCTGGTACACCACCGAGAACGACGAGCTGGAATACTGCGACGCCACCTATGTCTTCTACCAGCAGCAGGTCACCCTGAAGCTGGCCCGTCATGAGCTGTCGGAGGAGCGCATCATCGCCGCCTCCTTCGGCAATGCCCGCGCCGCCGCCGATGCCGCCGCTGCGCCCCTGGAAGGAGCCCGAGCATGA
- a CDS encoding substrate-binding domain-containing protein: MNAFVRRRGVGLQLAAIAASTIPLMLAAGSASAQVATGDTSQAKIALSNNYAANAWRQSMLKTWAATADDAVKRKLVAAAPAFTTSENQPTEQAQQIQNLILQGYKAIVVDAASPTALNGTIKKACAAGVVVVSYDGVVTEPCAYRVTFDFRKMGERQIDYLAERLNGKGNILEIRGLAGVSVDGEIHAGIMDGLKKHPGLKVVGSVNGDWAQTVAQKAVAGILPTLPKIDGVVTQGGDGFGVAQAFKAANRELPIIILGNREDELQWWKTQIPSGYKTYSASNPPGAVTVAFWVAQQVLAGKKIPKDVDIVAPLLYLTAEQLPEALAKTPQGGVADIGFSQADTVKLLDAPKSK, from the coding sequence ATGAACGCATTTGTACGGCGCCGCGGCGTCGGGCTGCAGCTCGCGGCCATCGCAGCCAGCACCATCCCCCTCATGCTCGCCGCTGGCTCTGCCAGCGCCCAGGTCGCCACCGGCGACACCTCGCAAGCCAAGATTGCGCTGTCCAACAACTATGCTGCCAACGCCTGGCGTCAGTCCATGCTCAAGACCTGGGCGGCCACCGCCGATGATGCGGTCAAGCGCAAGCTGGTGGCGGCCGCGCCTGCCTTCACCACCTCCGAGAACCAGCCCACCGAACAGGCCCAGCAGATCCAGAACCTGATCCTGCAGGGCTACAAGGCCATCGTGGTGGATGCGGCGTCTCCCACCGCTCTCAATGGCACCATCAAGAAAGCCTGCGCTGCGGGCGTGGTAGTGGTGTCCTATGACGGCGTGGTCACCGAACCCTGCGCCTATCGCGTCACCTTCGACTTCCGCAAGATGGGCGAGCGCCAGATCGATTACCTGGCCGAGCGCCTCAACGGCAAGGGCAACATCCTCGAAATCCGCGGCCTGGCCGGTGTCTCCGTGGATGGTGAAATCCATGCCGGCATCATGGATGGCCTCAAGAAGCATCCGGGCCTGAAGGTAGTGGGTTCGGTCAATGGCGACTGGGCCCAGACCGTGGCGCAGAAGGCCGTGGCCGGCATCCTGCCGACCCTGCCCAAGATCGACGGCGTGGTCACGCAGGGCGGTGACGGCTTCGGCGTGGCGCAAGCCTTCAAGGCCGCCAACCGCGAGCTGCCCATCATCATCCTGGGCAATCGCGAAGATGAGCTGCAATGGTGGAAGACCCAGATCCCCAGCGGCTACAAGACCTATTCGGCCTCCAACCCGCCCGGCGCGGTGACGGTGGCCTTCTGGGTGGCGCAGCAGGTGCTGGCCGGCAAGAAGATCCCCAAGGATGTCGATATCGTCGCGCCGCTGCTCTACCTGACCGCAGAGCAGTTGCCTGAGGCCCTGGCCAAGACCCCGCAGGGCGGCGTGGCCGACATCGGTTTCTCCCAGGCCGATACCGTCAAGCTGCTCGACGCACCCAAGTCCAAGTAA
- a CDS encoding M15 family metallopeptidase → MVFLLIATYLLVSGLAMWLLLFPSGRAQTLRFLQTRCSRLRNRWERYNDRGDQMIAEVTSNIRSSLTSRLNYVRKNYLVLSIIVALLIGPAIVALLLAGKSMLQGFDDTQRATNSQIAELLKGEQLVAPPPLPPDMFTTAEVVQVRPMLVDASRNWQLLNPEYAQRLLLVFKIMKEKHGYEMALIEGYRSPQRQNMLAGMGGGITNAAAFQSYHQYGLAGDCAFVRNGKLVISEKDPWAMAGYRLYGEVAESVGLTWGGRWKLMDFGHTEYRMPGVMKK, encoded by the coding sequence GTGGTGTTCCTGCTTATTGCCACCTACCTGTTGGTCAGCGGCCTGGCGATGTGGCTACTGCTGTTTCCTTCCGGTAGAGCGCAGACGCTGCGTTTCCTGCAAACCCGGTGTTCCCGTCTGCGGAACCGCTGGGAACGCTACAACGACAGGGGAGACCAGATGATTGCCGAGGTCACATCGAACATCCGTAGCTCACTGACATCAAGACTGAACTATGTACGCAAAAATTACTTAGTCTTATCAATCATCGTTGCCTTGTTGATCGGCCCAGCCATCGTTGCGCTTCTATTAGCCGGCAAATCCATGTTGCAAGGATTCGACGATACCCAGCGGGCGACCAATTCTCAGATCGCGGAACTTTTGAAGGGCGAGCAACTCGTAGCACCGCCTCCGCTGCCGCCAGACATGTTCACCACCGCTGAAGTCGTACAAGTCCGTCCGATGCTTGTCGATGCCAGCCGCAACTGGCAACTGCTCAATCCTGAATACGCCCAACGCCTGCTCCTGGTTTTCAAGATCATGAAGGAAAAGCATGGCTACGAGATGGCGCTGATTGAGGGCTACCGGAGTCCGCAGCGGCAGAACATGTTGGCCGGGATGGGCGGCGGTATCACGAACGCAGCGGCCTTCCAGAGCTACCATCAATACGGCCTGGCCGGCGACTGTGCTTTCGTCAGGAACGGCAAGCTGGTGATCAGTGAGAAGGATCCATGGGCCATGGCCGGTTATCGCCTCTACGGCGAGGTCGCCGAATCGGTAGGACTGACCTGGGGCGGCCGGTGGAAGCTGATGGATTTCGGCCATACCGAATACCGTATGCCGGGAGTGATGAAGAAGTAG
- the tssM gene encoding type VI secretion system membrane subunit TssM: MQRLWKILSDTRVLTLLGFMALAAVLFIGAEQLELAPIWPAVLFCALLLAWLALRRYQRWKAQRAATKLENVLEQQAAQPLPVGSEAARHDDVAALRQRMLEAINTIKTSKLGQKSGAAALYELPWYMVIGNPAAGKSTAIANSGLQFPFADKGGKIVHGVGGTRNCDWFFTTDGILLDTAGRYSVYEEDRREWFSFLGLLKRYRKQAPINGIIIAVSIAELTGNRPEFAINLAKNLRQRVQELTEKLEVFAPVYVVFTKTDLITGFNEFFLDSERGERDRVWGATLAYDRKHSGQEVSNFFDERFDELYAGLKEMSLANMAVKRGENLAPGVLTFPLEFSAFKGVLRSFVTTLFEENPFQFKPVFRGFYFTSALQEGATLGASAQRIADRFGLTLEDQPQREVLSKQGFFLHNLFKQVIFADKQLVAQYTSRNKIRMRYLTFFAALAMLGALLGGWSWSYMGNRQLVANVQADMDKAIKLQEKRLDLQSRFEALEILQDRIEQLDRYRSHRPVSIDLGLYQGDLLERKLREEYFAGIKEIMLKPVASSIENYLIEVNANSSKLEPMSRPPQADSLATTGDNNIHAGNALRTYKDSSATNVEDAYNALKTYLMLSDKSRAEASHLNDQITRFWRGWLETNRGTMPREQMIRSAERLISFSLEQIDDPSWPTTENKLTLVDQTRENLRHVVRGMPARERVYADVKARAATRFASMTVARIVGDKDRELVMGSYAIPGTFTRNAWEKFVEDAFKEAANKELQSADWVLKTSSKEDLTLEGSPEQIQKALVSQYKSEYAREWQKFLQGVSIVELHNLDDATNAMNRLGDPLTSPINKVISTVYDETSWDNPSLIGSGLATASRGLSGWFKETVLRRSPAPPPAPPQLNTDGGAAIPMGPVAREFAGVARLVVSKDKGNSLMRGYMENLSKLRTRLNTIKNQGDTGPGAKQLMQQTLDGSGSELSDALKFVDEEMLPGLNDQQKTTLRPLLVRPLVQGFNALVHPTEGELNKIWRAQVYEPFQNNLATKYPFSPSSKIEANSGEINTVFGESGAISKFVTTAMGPLVVRRGDTLSPRKWADMGITLSPAITTSFADWISTHGSTGAGGGAGDAQTVFQIQPQPAPGALEYTIEIDGQQLRYRNTQAQWVNFVWPNPQGSPGARVTAVTYDGRTVEVASQPGRFGLERLINTAQRKRKDNGAFELSWTNEGVTVMVSLKIISSAEVSGNGSGTARGTAGLRGLKLPETIAGGGSALQAQPQTLTTTTGATQ; the protein is encoded by the coding sequence ATGCAACGACTCTGGAAAATTCTCAGCGACACGCGCGTTCTCACTCTCCTAGGATTTATGGCGCTGGCCGCCGTGCTTTTCATCGGCGCGGAGCAGCTGGAACTAGCCCCGATCTGGCCAGCAGTGCTGTTCTGCGCGCTGTTGCTAGCGTGGCTGGCATTGCGGCGCTACCAGCGCTGGAAGGCACAGCGCGCGGCGACCAAGCTGGAAAATGTACTAGAACAGCAAGCCGCCCAGCCGCTGCCTGTGGGCAGCGAGGCAGCCCGCCACGACGACGTGGCCGCCCTACGCCAGCGTATGCTGGAAGCCATCAACACCATCAAGACTTCCAAACTGGGACAGAAGTCGGGCGCAGCAGCCTTGTACGAACTTCCCTGGTACATGGTCATCGGTAATCCGGCGGCTGGCAAAAGTACTGCCATCGCCAATTCCGGACTGCAGTTCCCCTTCGCCGACAAGGGCGGCAAGATCGTCCACGGCGTCGGCGGGACACGCAATTGCGACTGGTTCTTCACCACCGATGGCATCCTGCTCGATACCGCCGGGCGCTATTCGGTGTACGAGGAAGACCGCCGTGAATGGTTCAGCTTCCTTGGCTTGCTAAAGCGCTATCGCAAACAGGCGCCGATCAACGGCATCATCATTGCCGTCAGCATTGCAGAACTGACCGGCAATCGTCCGGAATTCGCCATCAATCTGGCCAAGAACCTGCGCCAGCGTGTGCAAGAGCTGACTGAAAAGCTGGAAGTCTTTGCCCCGGTGTATGTGGTCTTCACGAAGACCGACCTGATTACCGGCTTCAACGAATTCTTCCTCGATAGCGAACGTGGCGAACGCGACCGCGTCTGGGGTGCGACCCTGGCCTACGACCGCAAGCACAGCGGACAGGAAGTGAGCAACTTCTTCGACGAGCGCTTCGATGAACTCTATGCCGGCCTCAAGGAGATGAGCCTGGCCAACATGGCCGTCAAGCGTGGCGAGAATCTGGCGCCGGGCGTACTGACCTTCCCCTTGGAATTCTCGGCCTTCAAGGGCGTCCTGCGCTCGTTCGTGACGACCTTGTTCGAAGAAAATCCCTTCCAGTTCAAACCGGTCTTTCGCGGCTTCTACTTCACCAGTGCTCTTCAGGAAGGAGCTACCCTGGGCGCCTCGGCGCAGCGTATCGCTGATCGCTTCGGACTGACGCTGGAAGATCAACCCCAACGCGAAGTCCTCTCAAAGCAAGGCTTCTTCCTGCATAACCTGTTCAAGCAAGTGATCTTCGCCGACAAGCAATTGGTGGCGCAGTACACCAGTCGCAACAAGATCCGCATGCGCTATCTCACTTTCTTCGCCGCATTGGCCATGCTGGGCGCGCTACTGGGCGGCTGGAGCTGGTCTTACATGGGCAATCGACAGTTGGTGGCCAATGTGCAGGCCGACATGGACAAGGCCATCAAGCTGCAAGAAAAACGTCTGGATCTGCAATCACGCTTCGAGGCACTGGAGATATTGCAAGATCGCATCGAACAGCTGGACCGCTATCGCTCTCATCGCCCAGTCTCGATTGACCTCGGACTGTATCAGGGCGACCTTCTCGAACGCAAGCTACGAGAGGAATACTTTGCCGGGATCAAGGAAATCATGCTGAAGCCGGTAGCCTCCAGCATCGAGAACTACCTGATCGAAGTCAATGCCAATTCCAGCAAGTTGGAACCGATGTCGAGGCCGCCTCAAGCCGATAGCCTCGCGACAACTGGCGACAACAACATCCATGCTGGCAACGCCCTGCGGACCTACAAGGACAGCTCGGCTACCAATGTGGAAGATGCTTACAATGCGCTCAAGACCTACCTGATGCTATCGGACAAGTCGCGCGCCGAAGCCAGTCATCTGAACGACCAGATCACCCGCTTCTGGCGTGGCTGGTTGGAAACCAACCGTGGCACCATGCCGCGCGAACAGATGATCCGTAGCGCCGAGCGACTTATCAGCTTCTCGCTGGAGCAGATCGATGATCCGTCCTGGCCGACCACGGAAAACAAGCTGACGCTGGTCGACCAGACCCGAGAGAACTTGCGCCACGTGGTGCGTGGCATGCCGGCCCGTGAGCGCGTATATGCCGATGTCAAGGCACGTGCTGCGACCCGCTTTGCCTCCATGACCGTGGCGCGTATCGTCGGCGACAAGGACCGCGAACTGGTCATGGGCAGCTACGCCATCCCCGGCACCTTCACCCGCAACGCCTGGGAGAAGTTCGTGGAGGACGCTTTCAAGGAAGCCGCCAACAAGGAACTGCAGAGCGCCGACTGGGTGCTCAAGACATCCTCCAAGGAGGACCTGACGCTGGAAGGCAGTCCGGAGCAGATCCAGAAAGCCCTGGTCTCGCAGTACAAGAGCGAATACGCCCGCGAGTGGCAGAAATTCCTTCAAGGCGTGAGTATCGTCGAACTACACAATCTCGACGACGCTACCAATGCCATGAACCGCCTGGGCGACCCGCTGACCTCTCCGATCAACAAGGTCATCAGCACGGTGTACGATGAGACCTCGTGGGACAACCCTTCGCTCATCGGCTCCGGGCTGGCCACCGCCAGCAGAGGGCTCAGCGGGTGGTTCAAGGAGACTGTCTTGCGTCGCTCCCCGGCCCCGCCACCTGCTCCGCCACAGCTCAATACCGATGGCGGCGCCGCCATCCCGATGGGACCGGTGGCCCGCGAGTTTGCAGGCGTGGCACGACTGGTGGTAAGCAAGGACAAGGGCAATTCGCTCATGCGCGGCTACATGGAAAATCTCTCCAAGCTGCGTACCCGCCTTAACACCATCAAGAACCAGGGTGATACCGGTCCTGGCGCCAAACAATTGATGCAGCAGACGCTGGACGGCAGCGGCTCGGAGCTGTCAGACGCACTCAAGTTCGTGGACGAGGAAATGCTACCCGGCCTCAACGATCAGCAGAAGACCACGTTACGGCCCTTGCTGGTACGTCCGCTGGTCCAGGGCTTCAATGCCTTGGTACACCCGACCGAAGGTGAGCTCAACAAGATCTGGCGGGCTCAGGTTTACGAGCCATTCCAGAACAACTTGGCGACCAAGTATCCATTCTCGCCCAGCTCAAAGATCGAGGCTAACAGCGGCGAGATCAACACCGTCTTCGGTGAGAGCGGCGCCATCTCGAAGTTCGTGACCACAGCCATGGGACCACTGGTGGTGCGCCGGGGTGACACCCTGTCTCCGCGCAAGTGGGCTGACATGGGCATCACCCTCTCGCCTGCCATCACCACCAGCTTCGCCGATTGGATCAGTACCCACGGCAGTACCGGCGCCGGTGGCGGCGCAGGGGATGCGCAGACGGTGTTCCAGATTCAACCCCAGCCAGCGCCGGGCGCGCTGGAATACACCATCGAAATCGATGGCCAGCAACTGCGCTACCGCAACACTCAGGCCCAGTGGGTCAACTTCGTCTGGCCCAACCCGCAGGGCTCACCAGGCGCGCGGGTGACTGCTGTGACCTATGACGGGCGCACGGTGGAAGTGGCCAGCCAGCCGGGACGCTTTGGACTGGAGCGTCTGATAAACACTGCCCAGCGCAAGCGCAAGGACAACGGAGCCTTTGAGCTGTCATGGACCAATGAAGGCGTTACGGTGATGGTGAGCCTCAAGATCATCAGCAGCGCCGAAGTCTCCGGCAACGGCAGTGGTACCGCACGCGGTACAGCCGGCCTGCGCGGACTGAAGTTGCCCGAAACCATTGCAGGCGGCGGCTCGGCGCTGCAAGCACAACCACAGACGCTAACCACCACGACAGGGGCTACGCAATGA
- the tagF gene encoding type VI secretion system-associated protein TagF — protein MSATGTHIKIGYFGKIPARGDFIKATDQAALITLLDNWLAQAMELLSRDARWKIIYDGVKPLHFVVMGPRSRRAVAGHLRASSDQSQRRFPFISMSAFDIDDPVAFVGNSPLILARLWSRMESQIQEVLTTPDPGQSLQAMASTTVELDIDSNGYGYGAAFTDFLELHTTGSLQQMLADAGFNGNLRQLLLALGLLLHPVMVSTSSRLDKNLILPLPHDTMYRGLVASFWMHLITPFLTRADFELSLFLTRMEEQPCMFLGFSGASPRTLHSVMDTVAGAEHNISFDDAEWVEEHVGGNYGVQKLSSYLAHPELSLRSAIDSFHDAFTGA, from the coding sequence ATGAGTGCAACCGGCACCCATATCAAGATCGGCTATTTCGGCAAAATTCCAGCTCGGGGAGACTTCATCAAGGCAACCGACCAAGCGGCCCTGATCACTCTGCTGGATAACTGGCTGGCGCAGGCCATGGAGCTACTTTCACGTGATGCGCGATGGAAGATCATCTACGACGGCGTCAAACCCTTGCATTTCGTCGTCATGGGACCGCGCAGCCGGCGAGCCGTGGCAGGCCATCTGCGCGCCAGCAGCGACCAGTCGCAGCGACGCTTCCCTTTCATCTCGATGAGCGCCTTCGATATTGATGACCCGGTCGCCTTCGTCGGCAACAGTCCCCTGATTCTTGCAAGGCTTTGGTCGCGTATGGAGTCGCAAATCCAGGAAGTGCTGACTACGCCAGATCCCGGCCAGTCCCTGCAAGCCATGGCCTCGACTACGGTGGAACTCGACATCGACAGCAACGGCTACGGCTACGGCGCGGCATTTACGGACTTTCTGGAGCTTCATACCACCGGCTCGCTGCAGCAGATGCTGGCCGACGCCGGCTTCAACGGTAATCTGCGCCAGTTGTTGTTAGCCCTTGGGTTGCTGTTACACCCGGTGATGGTCAGCACATCCAGCCGTCTCGACAAGAACCTGATCTTGCCGCTGCCTCACGACACGATGTACCGAGGCCTGGTCGCCAGCTTCTGGATGCACCTGATCACGCCATTCCTGACACGCGCCGATTTTGAGTTGTCCTTGTTCCTCACGCGAATGGAGGAGCAACCTTGCATGTTCCTCGGCTTCTCAGGCGCGTCTCCACGGACCTTACATTCAGTCATGGATACCGTGGCCGGCGCAGAACACAACATATCGTTTGACGATGCTGAGTGGGTCGAAGAGCATGTGGGCGGCAACTACGGCGTTCAGAAACTCTCCAGCTACCTGGCCCATCCGGAGCTCTCGCTCAGATCGGCCATCGACTCATTCCACGACGCTTTCACTGGAGCCTGA
- a CDS encoding OmpA family protein, with the protein MKTNILSLFYRLALSAVCLSCTTSDAQNLAPPVATPAPGQVLVTGTVPDEASKAAALTRLRELYGHDRVVDQISVGPVVLPANWNNHVQKLISPNLKAVRQGQLKIDGTNVSISGEVSHEAQRQQIASDMATSLNSSYIINNGLRVSTSEQGVLDNTLANRVVSFESGRATLTPEGKRILDEIAATMLQLKGRRVEIIGNTDNEGLRASNISLSLARADAVKAYLSTKGVDDSLLTTSGQGPDRPVASNATSEGRARNRRIEFRIAK; encoded by the coding sequence TTGAAGACGAACATTCTCTCCCTTTTCTATCGGCTGGCGTTGAGCGCGGTCTGCTTGTCCTGCACCACAAGCGACGCGCAAAACCTCGCCCCGCCCGTGGCCACCCCAGCACCGGGCCAGGTTCTGGTCACCGGAACTGTCCCGGACGAAGCCAGCAAAGCAGCAGCGCTGACGCGCCTGCGCGAACTCTACGGTCACGACCGGGTGGTAGACCAGATTTCGGTCGGCCCGGTGGTCTTGCCCGCCAACTGGAACAACCATGTGCAGAAACTGATCTCACCCAACCTCAAGGCGGTCAGACAGGGCCAATTGAAGATCGACGGCACCAACGTGAGCATCTCGGGTGAAGTCTCCCATGAAGCGCAACGCCAGCAGATCGCCAGCGACATGGCCACCAGCCTCAATTCATCCTATATCATCAACAATGGCTTGCGCGTCTCAACGTCTGAACAAGGAGTGCTGGACAACACCCTGGCCAATCGCGTTGTGTCCTTCGAGAGCGGGCGCGCCACGCTCACCCCTGAAGGCAAGCGCATCCTCGATGAAATCGCTGCGACCATGTTGCAGCTCAAAGGTAGGCGCGTCGAGATCATCGGCAATACTGACAACGAAGGCCTGCGAGCAAGCAACATCTCGCTTTCTCTGGCCCGCGCAGATGCGGTCAAGGCTTACCTGAGCACCAAGGGCGTCGATGACAGTCTTCTGACCACGTCTGGCCAAGGTCCGGATCGCCCTGTGGCATCCAATGCCACATCCGAAGGACGCGCCAGGAATCGCCGGATCGAGTTCCGGATCGCCAAGTAA